Proteins encoded in a region of the Fusarium falciforme chromosome 6, complete sequence genome:
- a CDS encoding MFS domain-containing protein: protein METIGDEKHPDTLQSDLVGKSDSDTDAIQWTEEEEKRLLRKVDLIILPLLILGFFALQLDRGNIGNALTDGFFKDVGITQNQFNVGQQLLSLGIILLEIPSNLILYRVGPTIWIGGQIVAWGLVATFQAFQKGLGPFMATRLLLGLCEAGFIPASLFTLTRWYKREETSKRYSWFFIGNLVAGAVTGLIAYGILHMRGVAGLAGWQWLFILEGIFTILVGIAFLVTFPTQVAKPVSLLGFRYFNEREAQILYERVLRDDPTKAQVKQSVTWEEMRNVLTDWKLLPHVGFTICGLAPASAFGSYAPSLVASFGYKPLESNAMSSVGSWLLLFTNLFWGWASDKMRARGPMVVLGFVIGLAFNIGMYVLVDSTNSNLKFAIFTLSNAFSWPWHPVNGAWLSLNARTPGERSVTLAIHIMSANCAGIVGKQLFRSEDAPNYPIGFGVIMALTAVAVVLSCVANLQYYFCNGRKLARSGLRYSY from the exons ATGGAGACCATAGGAGATGAGAAGCATCCAGACACTCTGCAGAGTGATCTTGTCGGAAAGTCCGACTCGGACACTGATGCTATTCAGTggactgaggaggaggaaaagagacTCCTTCGCAA GGTCGATCTTATCATCTTGCCCCTCCTGATCCTGGGTTTCTTTGCCCTGCAGCTCGACAGAGGAAACAT TGGTAATGCTCTGACCGATGGCTTCTTCAAGGATGTCGGGATTACTCAGAACCAGTTCAATGTTGGCCAGCAGTTGCTGTCGCTGGGTATCATTCTTCTTGAA ATCCCTAGCAACCTCATCCTGTACCGTGTTGGCCCGACTATCTGGATCGGCGGTCAGATCGTTGCATG GGGTCTGGTCGCAACCTTCCAGGCCTTCCAGAAGGGCCTTGGTCCATTCATGGCTACTAGACTCCTCCTTGG ACTTTGCGAGGCGGGTTTCATTCCGGCTTCTCTCTTTACTCTGACCCGATGGTACAAGAGAGAGGAGACTAGCAAGCGATACTCTTGGTTCTTCATCGGCAACCTGGTCGCTGGCGCCGTAACTGGCCTTATTGCCTATGGCAT CTTGCACATGCGAGGAGTCGCCGGCCTGGCTGGATGGCAATGGCTGTTCATT CTCGAGGGAATCTTCACCATCCTTGTTGGTATCGCCTTTCTGGTCACGTTCCCTACCCAAGTTGCAAAGCCGGTCTCCCTTCTCGGTTTCCGCTACTTCAACGAGCGGGAGGCCCAGATCCTCTACGAGAGAGTCTTGCGTGATGATCCTACCAAGGCCCAGGTCAAGCAGAGCGTCACATGGGAAGAGATGAGGAATGTC TTGACCGACTGGAAGCTACTACCTCACGTCGGCTTCACCATCTGCGGTCTCGCACCCGCTTCTGCCTTTGGTTCATATGCACCAAGCTTGGTTGCCAGCTTTGGATACAAGCCTCTCGAGTCCAACGCCATGTCTTCAGTTGGATCATGGCTACTGTTGTTTACCAACTTGTTTTGGGGTTGGGCGAG TGATAAGATGAGAGCCCGTGGACCCATGGTTGTGCTCGGCTTTGTAATAGGTCTGGCTTTCAAC ATTGGCATGTACGTGTTGGTTGACTCGACAAACTCCAACCTCAAGTTTGCCATCTTTACCCTTTCAAACGCCTtttcatggccatggc ACCCCGTCAACGGCGCCTGGCTCTCGTTGAACGCGAGAACGCCAGGTGAGCGATCAGTCACGCTGGCCATCCACATCATGTCGGCCAACTGCGCTGGAATCGTAGGAAAGCAGCTCTTCCGCTCAGAGGACGCACCCAACTATCCCATCGGATTTGGTGTCATTATGGCCCTCACAGCTGTGGCGGTCGTGCTGTCATGTGTTGCCAACCTTCAGTACTACTTCTGCAATGGACGGAAGCTGGCTCGGAGCGGTTTGAGGTATTCGTACTGA
- a CDS encoding Arylsulfatase: MKLKSVQAALALWAVAKAQDSQAPLFGSGPEKPTRPNIVFVLTDDQDLHMDSLKFTPLIQKHLIDQGTAYKRHFCTTAVCCPSRASLWTGKLAHNTNVTDLNPPYGGFPIFVKNGHNENYLPVWLQNAGYNTFYTGKMFNAHTVWNYDSPHLKGWNSSDFLLDPNTYDYWNATFQRDHEKPKNHLGEYSTDLVASKAYGFLDDAVAAGEPFFLGIAPIAPHSNVNSTILNPVKGPDDDVPVSDDLFRVNFPKVAKRHEHLFPDAKVPRTENFNPDKPSGGDWIRRQPKLTDEMVEFNDRHYRGRLQALQAVDELVEGLVERLEQHGILDNTYIFYTTDNGYHISQHRLQPGKECSYEEDINIPLIVRGPGVPKGGISEAVTAHVDLVPTILSLVGAPLRADFDGSPIPLSASELAHAPRTREHVNVEYWGWAISEGKWGFNGGEDKRIFNNTYKALRVVGQDYNLYYSVWCTNEKELYDMTTDPGQLRNLLHTDEADLASRTTILGYPLKDVVPRLDSLLFVLKSCKGSTCSQPWAALHPQGNVRSLRDALSPRFDEFYAQQTRVEYSRCELGHIIDAEGPQFEKDGNVYWQGSRWSDWT; this comes from the exons ATGAAGCTCAAGTCGGTTCAAGCTGCGCTCGCGTTATGGGCCGTTGCTAAGGCCCAAGATAGCCAAGCGCCGTTGTTCGGCTCCGGGCCGGAGAAACCTACTCGGCCGAATATCGTCTTTGTCCTCACTGACGACCAGGACCTTCATATGGACTCATTGAAGTTTACTCCTTTGATTCAGAAGCATCTTATCGATCAGGGAACTGCATACAAGCGTCACTTTTGTACCACTGCTGTGTGCTGCCCATCTCGCGCCAGCCTGTGGACGGGGAAGCTTGCTCACAACACTAACGTTACTGACTTGAATCCTCCATATG GCGGATTTCCAATTTTTGTAAAGAATGGTCACAATGAGAACTACCTCCCCGTGTGGCTTCAAAATGCCGGTTACAACACATTCTATACCGGAAAGATGTTCAACGCCCATACCGTGTGGAACTATGATAGTCCTCATCTCAAGGGGTGGAATAGCTCG GACTTCCTCCTGGACCCCAACACGTATGACTACTGGAACGCAACCTTCCAGAGAGACCACGAAAAGCCCAAGAACCATCTCGGCGAATACTCCACCGACCTGGTAGCCAGCAAAGCCTACGGCTTcctcgacgatgccgtcGCAGCTGGCGAACCATTCTTCCTCGGCATTGCGCCCATCGCACCACACAGCAACGTCAACAGCACGATCCTCAACCCCGTCAAAGGACCAGACGACGACGTGCCAGTCTCTGACGACCTCTTCCGTGTGAACTTCCCCAAGGTTGCAAAGAGACATGAGCATCTCTTCCCAGACGCCAAGGTCCCGAGGACGGAAAACTTCAACCCCGACAAGCCTTCGGGGGGAGACTGGATCCGGCGTCAGCCTAAGCTCACGGATGAGATGGTTGAGTTTAATGATCGCCATTACAGGGGTCGTCTTCAGGCTCTCCAAGCAGTGGATGAACTTGTTGAAGGTCTAGTTGAAAGGCTTGAGCAGCACGGTATTCTAGACAACACTTACATCTTTTACACGACCGATAACGGCTATCACATCAGCCAGCACCGTCTCCAGCCCGGAAAAGAGTGTAGCTACGAGGAGGATATCAACATTCCGCTCATCGTCCGTGGTCCCGGTGTGCCAAAGGGAGGCATCTCCGAAGCAGTCACAGCACATGTTGACCTTGTACCTACAATCTTGTCACTTGTCGGTGCGCCTCTCAGAGCTGACTTTGATGGGTCTCCCATCCCCCTCTCTGCTTCAGAGCTAGCACATGCCCCCCGAACTCGTGAGCACGTCAACGTCGAGTATTGGGGATGGGCCATCAGTGAGGGCAAATGGGGCTTCAACGGTGGCGAGGACAAGAGAATCTTTAACAACACTTACAAGGCTCTGCGGGTTGTTGGTCAGGACTATAACCTCTACTACTCTGTCTGGTGTACGAACGAGAAGGAGTTGTATGACATGACT ACGGACCCGGGCCAGCTCAGAAACCTCCTTCACACAGATGAAGCAGATCTAGCTTCTCGAACAACAATACTAGGATATCCTCTCAAGGATGTAGTCCCAAGATTGGATTCACTCCTCTTCGTGCTCAAGTCCTGCAAGGGATCGACCTGCTCTCAGCCATGGGCAGCCCTCCATCCCCAGGGCAATGTGAGAAGTCTACGTGATGCACTATCACCTCGCTTCGATGAGTTTTACGCACAGCAGACTCGAGTTGAGTACTCTCGCTGCGAGCTGGGCCACATCATTGACGCCGAGGGGCCTCAGTTCGAGAAGGATGGGAACGTGTATTGGCAGGGTTCGAGATGGAGTGATTGGACTTGA
- a CDS encoding Protein kinase domain-containing protein — MATRGFKSLRRPSLTLVSGARRCFGLKGMVPRIATRGLATAAQVSQPTLMEDHNARLISMGYTFNYIEHVENLEQYCHGGFHPVSLGETLNNRYLILNKLGHGGYSTVWLSWDILKQKYAALKIVLADFGEDSTEVDILQHLAARPGSKYPGKSLIRHVTDNFHFDGPNGRHTCLVNDPAMMSLRLAKDASFCRLFQPRTARAIAAQVVQALAYLHEGGVVHGDLHLDNVLLRLPERIRRLSPDQLHKKHSQPETVPVTRLDGAPLDENAPHHAVLPIWLGQKSEEVTLADARILLGDFGESYKPSNEKRQYCNAPIRYRAPEAQFPDACQPLSFSSDIWSLGCLIWGVMGQRPLFDAWTLSEDEILRDQTDLLGEIPEEWSVYGRSQPEYWAEEDMDVTPVQSAERGFTWEDRLERSIQQSRRENGMKTMSENEKEAFIEMMKQMITFRPEDRASARELLESRWMRQWALPEVRKTRSS; from the exons ATGGCGACCCGCGGTTTCAAGTCGCTGCGGCGGCCTTCTTTGACTCTGGTATCTGGAGCTAGGAGATGTTTTGGTCTAAAGGGAATGGTACCGAGGATTGCGACCCGGGGGCTTGCCACTGCCGCTCAAGTATCTCAGCCTACCTTGATGGAGGACCACAACGCTAGACTGATCAGTATGGGATACACATTCAACTACATCGAGCATGTCGAGAACCTCGAGCAGTACTGTCACGGCGGCTTCCATCCCGTCTCGCTGGGTGAGACGCTCAACAACCGCTatctcatcctcaacaagCTCGGACATGGCGGCTATTCGACTGTGTGGCTCTCGTGGGATATCTTGAAGCAAAAGTATGCCGCCTTGAAGATTGTGCTGGCCGACTTTGGAGAGGACTCGACAGAGGTAGACATTCTCCAGCACCTTGCCGCCAGACCTGGAAGCAAGTATCCTGGAAAGTCACTTATCCGACATGTGACGGACAACTTTCACTTTGATGGACCCAATGGGAGGCATACGTGCTTGGTCAACGACCCTGCCATGATGTCTCTACGTCTCGCCAAGGACGCTTCGTTCTGTAGACTGTTCCAGCCGCGGACTGCCCGAGCTATTGCTGCTCAGGTGGTCCAGGCCTTGGCCTACCTCCACGAGGGCGGCGTGGTGCATGGAG ACTTGCACCTGGACAACGTACTACTACGGCTCCCTGAACGAATTAGGCGCCTCTCCCCGGATCAGCTTCACAAGAAGCACAGCCAACCCGAAACGGTTCCCGTGACTCGACTTGATGGAGCTCCCCTCGACGAAAACGCGCCTCACCACGCTGTGCTGCCTATTTGGCTGGGTCAAAAGAGCGAGGAAGTGACTCTGGCGGATGCAAGGATTCTTTTGGGCGATTTTGGCGAATCCTACAAACCCTCTAACGAGAAGCGACAATACTGCAACGCCCCGATCCGCTACCGAGCACCCGAGGCTCAGTTCCCTGATGCATGCCAGCCTCTTTCTTTCAGTTCCGATATTTGGAGTCTTGGATGCTTGATCTGGGGGGTCATGGGACAGCGACCATTGTTCGACGCTTGGACGCTGTCCGAAGACGAGATTCTACGAGACCAAACCGACCTGCTTGGAGAAATACCAGAAGAGTGGTCAGTCTACGGAAGAAGCCAACCCGAATACTGGGCCGAAGAAGACATGGACGTCACACCGGTGCAATCCGCCGAAAGGGGCTTCACATGGGAAGACAGACTGGAGCGAAGCATCCAGCAGAGCAGACGAGAAAACGGCATGAAGACCATGTCGGAGAACGAAAAGGAGGCGTTTatcgagatgatgaagcaGATGATCACGTTCCGCCCCGAGGACCGGGCTTCGGCCCGGGAGCTGCTGGAATCAAGATGGATGAGGCAGTGGGCGCTTCCCGAGGTCCGAAAGACCCGGAGTTCATGA
- a CDS encoding LDB19 domain-containing protein encodes MPHRVANFLRTSSGNIAQIKKVARSRTNSPYTSDGEDRPEVHAVRMPDLADAVKKHHRISLPFGKSNKDQVSAVSIDWSIESPPVVFHGNAEDSTGALITGQMFLDVKEEAVEIGSFSASLKLHVFQKRPFQSHCTDCQNQYTELQAWQLLAHPTTLRKGRHAYPFSILLGGHLPATMDTPLATISYEFKADAYVTRGINSTSGTCAPVRFERTIPVKRSLPENEIPHHSVRVFPPTNIKASAHYNNVIHPTGTNTVNLRLDGLMSRNEKAKTIDFWRLKKVTWRLEETIKTVAPACERHAPAQAQDPEKKGLPRNEVRVLGEKHLHEGWKSDFTGTDGKVEMEFDYFANQYKSHSKELKYACDTKSHDGIEVTHSLLIELVVSREYAPEGKPQLATQTGTGRILRMHYGVVMTDHAGMGVSWDNEAPPVYQDVPPSPPAYPMQESPIEYESLEQLDAHRLSVSNSSIDSRQS; translated from the coding sequence ATGCCCCACCGTGTGGCCAACTTCCTCCGTACTTCATCGGGCAACATTGCGCAGATCAAGAAGGTCGCTCGATCACGCACAAACAGCCCTTACACATCTGATGGTGAGGATCGACCAGAAGTTCACGCCGTCAGAATGCCCGACCTCGCAGACGCCGTCAAGAAGCACCACCGCATCTCACTGCCTTTTGGCAAGTCGAACAAGGATCAGGTTTCTGCCGTTTCCATCGACTGGAGCATCGAGAGCCCCCCGGTTGTCTTCCATGGCAACGCCGAGGACAGCACCGGAGCCCTCATCACGGGCCAAATGTTCCTCGatgtcaaggaggaggctgtcgaAATTGGCAGCTTCTCGGCATCCCTGAAGCTTCACGTCTTCCAGAAGCGACCCTTCCAGAGCCACTGCACCGACTGCCAGAACCAGTACACTGAGCTCCAGGCCTGGCAACTGCTCGCTCACCCTACCACTCTTAGAAAGGGTCGTCACGCATATCCCTTCTCTATCCTCCTTGGTGGTCACCTCCCCGCTACCATGGATACTCCCCTGGCCACCATCTCCTACGAGTTCAAGGCCGATGCCTACGTCACTCGCGGCATCAACTCTACCTCTGGCACTTGCGCGCCCGTACGATTTGAGAGAACCATCCCCGTGAAGCGCTCTCTGCCTGAGAACGAGATCCCTCACCACTCTGTCCGAGTCTTTCCTCCCACAAACATCAAGGCTAGTGCCCACTACAACAACGTCATCCACCCCACCGGTACCAACACAGTCAACCTGCGACTCGACGGCTTGATGAGTCGTaacgagaaggccaagacgatTGACTTCTGGCGACTAAAGAAGGTTACCTGGAGGCTCGAGGAGACGATCAAGACTGTGGCTCCCGCCTGTGAGCGACACGCCCCCGCCCAAGCTCAAGACcccgagaagaagggtcTTCCTCGGAACGAGGTCCGTGTCCTGGGCGAGAAGCACCTGCACGAGGGCTGGAAGTCGGACTTTACCGGTACCGACGGCAAGGTTGAGATGGAGTTTGACTACTTTGCCAACCAGTACAAGTCTCACAGCAAGGAGCTGAAGTATGCTTGCGATACCAAGTCCCACGACGGCATCGAGGTGACCCACTCGCTCCTCATTGAGCTGGTCGTGTCCAGGGAGTACGCGCCCGAGGGCAAGCCACAACTCGCAACACAAACGGGCACCGGCCGCATTCTACGGATGCACTACGGCGTTGTCATGACGGACCACGCCGGCATGGGCGTCAGCTGGGACAACGAGGCCCCGCCTGTCTACCAGGACGTGCCCCCAAGCCCCCCGGCCTATCCTATGCAGGAGTCTCCCATTGAGTACGAGAGCCTGGAGCAACTCGATGCTCACCGACTCAGTGTTTCCAACTCTTCCATTGACAGCCGACAATCCTGA